A single Lactuca sativa cultivar Salinas chromosome 8, Lsat_Salinas_v11, whole genome shotgun sequence DNA region contains:
- the LOC111889314 gene encoding F-box/LRR-repeat MAX2 homolog A, giving the protein MAVSFSTTTINDLPDVILSNIIAAVSDVRARNAASLVSRKWLLLERSTRTFLTLRGNARDLFMLPSCFRSVTHLDLSLLSPWGHPLLSSTAASYPALFAQLLRQSFPNVKSLIIYSRNPSALELLAPQWPSLSQIKLVRWHQRPPQLPPGADILPVFENCRDINSLDLSCFYCWTDDIPPALKAHPQTAAKLTFLNLLNPSFTEGFKAQEVEEISKACPNLKKFLIACMFDPRYIGFVGDETLLAISINCPKLSLLHLADPSALLNARADPDTQGFTQEDASITVATLIEMFSGLPLLEELTFDISNNIRDSGPAFEILNSKCPKLRSLKLGNFHGISMPIESKLDGIALCQRIESLSIRNVADLTDMGLIAIARGCSNLVKFEVQGCKNITVRGMRTFVSLLNRTLIDVKISCCKNLGAVSSLKSLEPIQDRIRKLHIDCVTESNIHDELGNNNRKKRKFDFDLNDSKSSDSMNETWSKLEHLSLWFSVGELLTPFLSSGLEDCPNLNEIYIKVEGDCRHFSKPSQREFGLQSLCMFPNLSKMQLDCGETIGYAHTAPSGQMDLSLWERFYLYGIGAVNLEELDYWPPQDRDVNQRSLSLPAAGLLQECVMLRKLFIHGTAHEHFLMFLLRIQSLRDVQLREDYYPAPENDMSTEMRSDSCSRFEDALNRRRIED; this is encoded by the coding sequence ATGGCTGTTTCcttctccaccaccaccatcaacgACCTCCCGGACGTCATCCTCTCCAACATAATCGCCGCCGTCTCCGACGTCCGTGCCCGCAACGCCGCTTCCTTAGTCTCTCGGAAATGGCTCCTATTAGAACGATCAACCCGCACCTTCCTCACCCTCCGCGGCAACGCTCGCGACCTCTTCATGCTACCTTCCTGTTTCCGATCTGTCACTCACCTTGACCTCTCCCTCCTTTCTCCATGGGGCCATCCTCTCCTCTCCTCCACCGCCGCCTCTTATCCCGCCCTTTTCGCTCAGCTTCTCCGGCAGTCCTTCCCCAACGTTAAATCACTCATCATCTACTCACGAAACCCCTCCGCTCTTGAGCTTTTAGCTCCTCAATGGCCGTCACTTTCTCAGATCAAGCTTGTCCGTTGGCACCAACGACCACCGCAACTACCTCCCGGCGCTGATATACTTCCGGTTTTCGAGAACTGTAGAGATATCAACTCTCTGGATCTCTCATGTTTCTATTGCTGGACTGACGATATTCCTCCAGCCCTAAAAGCTCACCCTCAAACCGCGGCGAAGCTTACGTTTCTCAATCTTCTTAATCCGTCGTTTACTGAAGGATTCAAAGCTCAAGAAGTTGAAGAAATCTCTAAAGCTTGTCCTAATTTGAAGAAATTTTTAATAGCTTGTATGTTTGATCCTAGATACATTGGATTCGTCGGAGACGAAACACTACTTGCGATCTCAATCAACTGCCCGAAGCTATCACTTCTTCATCTCGCGGATCCTTCAGCTTTGTTAAACGCTAGAGCTGATCCAGACACACAAGGTTTCACTCAAGAAGATGCGAGTATCACAGTTGCAACCTTGATCGAAATGTTCTCCGGACTTCCATTGCTGGAAGAGCTCACCTTCGATATTTCCAATAACATCAGAGACAGTGGCCCTGCTTTCGAGATTTTGAACTCCAAGTGTCCTAAGTTAAGATCTCTAAAGCTCGGAAACTTTCATGGGATTTCAATGCCGATTGAGTCAAAACTAGATGGAATCGCATTGTGTCAACGTATAGAATCATTATCGATTCGAAACGTAGCCGATTTGACAGATATGGGGTTGATCGCAATCGCTAGAGGCTGTTCGAATCTGGTGAAATTCGAGGTTCAAGGATGCAAGAACATTACAGTAAGAGGAATGCGAACTTTCGTCTCGTTGCTGAATCGAACCTTAATCGATGTCAAGATCTCGTGTTGTAAGAATTTAGGCGCAGTTTCATCATTGAAATCGTTAGAACCAATCCAGGATCGTATCCGAAAGCTTCATATCGACTGTGTTACGGAATCCAATATCCATGACGAATTGGGGAATAACAACAGAAAAAAGCGCAAATTCGATTTCGATCTGAATGATTCAAAGTCAAGCGATTCAATGAACGAAACATGGTCAAAACTGGAACATCTATCTCTGTGGTTCTCGGTGGGGGAACTTCTGACTCCATTTCTATCATCGGGTCTAGAAGATTGTCCGAATTTAAACGAGATTTACATCAAAGTGGAAGGCGACTGCAGGCATTTCTCCAAACCATCACAACGAGAATTTGGATTACAATCCCTTTGTATGTTCCCAAATTTATCAAAAATGcaattggattgcggtgaaacgATCGGGTATGCACACACAGCACCATCGGGGCAGATGGATTTGAGTTTATGGGAACGGTTTTATTTGTATGGGATCGGGGCAGTGAATCTGGAGGAGCTTGACTACTGGCCACCACAAGATCGGGATGTTAACCAGAGGAGTTTGTCTTTGCCGGCTGCTGGGTTGCTTCAAGAATGTGTCATGTTGCGGAAATTGTTTATTCATGGAACAGCTCATGAGCATTTTTTGATGTTTCTTTTGAGGATTCAGAGTTTGAGAGATGTGCAGTTGAGGGAGGATTATTATCCTGCGCCTGAGAATGATATGAGTACGGAGATGAGGTCGGATTCGTGTAGTCGGTTTGAGGATGCATTGAATAGGAGACGAATTGAGGACTGA
- the LOC111889313 gene encoding serine/threonine-protein kinase EDR1 isoform X1, whose protein sequence is MNMEEARDELGTSEQGASSNAWWSSELIDKFESASLDSKKETLTHRRSMSSSTYDRFLSQSQSASQILWRTGVLSEPIPNGFYSIIHDKRLKDLFDDIPTLEELHDLELEGVKADIILVDSQKDKKLSMLKQLISTLVKGLNSNPAAIIKKIAGLVSDFYKRPQFDSPLKATLEDTSNVPGSRGVHLLGHIKNGSCRPRAILFKVLADTVGFESRLVVGIPNEGVGECVDSYKHMSVVVVLNSVELLVDLMRFPGQLIPRSTKAIFMSHISAAGESDSAENDSCDSPLEPNSPLYGFSERIDNESYYCSSEKDDNLHYQRRLDLSLNVPGPSLRNKMMRSASSIDGKWSISHSEPDIAASFWRRSRRKVINEPRTASSSPEHPSLRARGRSMLGGDRRSFREYPDDVGPSRSEGTSTSEHRRNRRRSISITPEIGDDIVRAVRAMNETLKQNRLMREQVDTRLQNPELKKDETDENDGRSLYSLEREREGEASQKAMSLPTSPHEFRHPASGRPAIPDGDETVSTWNKILDSPMFQNKPLLPYQEWNIDFSELTVGTRVGIGFFGEVFRGIWNGTEVAIKVFLEQDLTAENMEDFCNEISILSRLRHPNVILFLGACTRPPRLSMVTEYMEMGSLYYLIHLSGQKKKLSWRRRLKMLRDICRGLMCIHRMKIAHRDIKSANCLVNKHWTVKICDFGLSRMMTESPVKDSTSAGTPEWMAPELIRNEPFTEKCDIFSLGVIMWELCTLNRPWEGLPPERVVYSVANEGSRLEIPEGPLGKLIADCWAEPAERPSCEDILVRLLDCEYALC, encoded by the exons ATGAACATGGAAGAGGCACGTGATGAATTAGGGACCTCAGAGCAAGGGGCTTCTAGTAATGCATGGTGGTCTTCAGAGCTAATTGATAAATTTGAATCTGCTTCATTGGACTCGAAAAAAGAAACTCTAACTCATAGAAGATCTATGAGCAGCAGTACATATGATAGGTTTCTATCTCAATCTCAGTCAGCATCACAAATTCTTTGGCGTACTGGAGTACTTTCTGAACCTATTCCAAATGGTTTCTACTCAATCATTCAT GATAAGAGGCTCAAGGATCTTTTTGATGATATTCCTACCTTGGAGGAGCTCCATGATTTAGAACTTGAGGGTGTGAAAGCTGATATCATACTTGTTGATTCCCAAAAAGACAAGAAGCTTTCCATGCTAAAGCAACTAATTTCCACACTAGTGAAAGGTCTGAACTCAAATCCTGCAGCCATTATCAAAAAGATTGCTGGACTG GTGTCAGATTTCTATAAGAGACCACAGTTTGACAGCCCACTTAAAGCTACACTTGAGGATACTTCTAATGTCCCTGGCAGTCGTGGGGTCCACTTGCTGGGGCATATAAAAAATGGTTCATGTCGTCCTCGAGCAATACTCTTTAAAGTTCTTGCTGATACTGTAGGTTTTGAAAGTAGATTGGTAGTG GGAATACCTAATGAAGGAGTTGGTGAATGTGTAGATTCATATAAGCATATGTCTGTAGTAGTTGTTCTGAATTCTGTAGAACTACTTGTTGATCTAATGCGATTTCCTGGTCAACTCATACCCCGGTCAACCAAGGCAATATTCATGTCCCATATTTCTGCAGCTGGAGAAAGTGATTCTGCAGAAAATGACTCATGTGATTCACCACTAGAACCAAACAGCCCTTTATATGGCTTTTCAGAGAGGATAGACAACGAGAG ttattaCTGCAGTTCTGAGAAAGATGACAATCTTCATTACCAGAGGAGATTGGATTTATCTTTGAATGTTCCTGGACCTTCATTGAGGAATAAAATGATGCGTTCTGCATCCTCCATTGATGGGAAATGGAG TATATCCCATAGTGAACCAGATATTGCTGCTTCATTTTGGCGAAGGAGCCGGAGGAAGGTGATAAATGAACCAAGGACTGCAAGTTCAAG TCCAGAGCATCCTTCCTTGAGAGCACGTGGCCGATCCATGCTTGGTGGTGATAGAAGATCATTCAGAGAGTATCCTGATGATGTTGGTCCATCAAG ATCAGAAGGCACATCAACGTCTGAACATCGTAGAAACCGAAGAAGAAGCATTAGTATTACTCCAGAAATTGGCGATGACATCGTAAG GGCTGTACGTGCAATGAATGAAACATTAAAACAGAATCGACTAATGAGAGAACAGGTGGACACTCGGTTGCAGAATCCAGAACTTAAGAAAGAT GAGACTGATGAGAATGATGGAAGATCTTTATATAGTCTTGAAAGGGAGAGGGAGGGTGAGGCTTCTCAAAAGGCAATGTCATTACCAACATCTCCTCATGAATTCAGGCATCCAGCTTCCGGAAGACCTGCTATTCCAGATGGTGATGAAACAGTCTCAACATGGAACAAAATTCTGGATTCACCCATGTTCCAAAATAAGCCTCTTCTGCCTTATCAAGAATGGAACATTGATTTCTCAGAACTTACTGTTGGCACCAGAGTTGGAATTG GATTCTTTGGGGAAGTTTTTCGTGGCATTTGGAATGGAACAGAAGTAGCAATAAAAGTTTTTCTTGAACAGGATCTTACAGCTGAGAACATGGAAGATTTCTGCAATGAGATTTCCATCCTCAG TCGCCTTCGACATCCAAATG TTATATTGTTTCTTGGTGCGTGCACAAGGCCTCCACGCTTATCAATGGTGACGGAATATATGGAGATGGGATCCTTGTATTACTTGATCCatttaagtggtcaaaagaagaAACTCAGCTGGCGAAGAAGACTTAAAATGCTTCGTGATATATGCAG AGGGTTGATGTGCATTCACCGAATGAAAATAGCTCACCGCGACATAAAAAGTGCAAATTGTCTTGTGAACAAGCATTGGACAGTAAAGATATGTGATTTTGGGCTTTCAAGAATGATGACAGAATCACCCGTCAAAGATTCCACGTCAGCAGGCACCCCTGAATGGATGGCTCCAGAACTAATCCGAAATGAACCTTTCACTGAAAAATGTGACATTTTTAGCCTCGGTGTCATCATGTGGGAGTTATGCACTCTCAATAGGCCATGGGAAGGTTTGCCACCTGAGAGG GTTGTGTATTCTGTTGCCAATGAAGGCTCACGGCTGGAGATCCCTGAAGGTCCACTTGGCAAGCTCATTGCTG ATTGCTGGGCAGAACCAGCTGAGCGACCAAGCTGCGAGGACATTTTGGTTCGTTTGCTAGACTGCGAATATGCCCTCTGTTGA
- the LOC111889313 gene encoding serine/threonine-protein kinase EDR1 isoform X2 gives MNMEEARDELGTSEQGASSNAWWSSELIDKFESASLDSKKETLTHRRSMSSSTYDRFLSQSQSASQILWRTGVLSEPIPNGFYSIIHDKRLKDLFDDIPTLEELHDLELEGVKADIILVDSQKDKKLSMLKQLISTLVKGLNSNPAAIIKKIAGLVSDFYKRPQFDSPLKATLEDTSNVPGSRGVHLLGHIKNGSCRPRAILFKVLADTVGFESRLVVGIPNEGVGECVDSYKHMSVVVVLNSVELLVDLMRFPGQLIPRSTKAIFMSHISAAGESDSAENDSCDSPLEPNSPLYGFSERIDNESSEKDDNLHYQRRLDLSLNVPGPSLRNKMMRSASSIDGKWSISHSEPDIAASFWRRSRRKVINEPRTASSSPEHPSLRARGRSMLGGDRRSFREYPDDVGPSRSEGTSTSEHRRNRRRSISITPEIGDDIVRAVRAMNETLKQNRLMREQVDTRLQNPELKKDETDENDGRSLYSLEREREGEASQKAMSLPTSPHEFRHPASGRPAIPDGDETVSTWNKILDSPMFQNKPLLPYQEWNIDFSELTVGTRVGIGFFGEVFRGIWNGTEVAIKVFLEQDLTAENMEDFCNEISILSRLRHPNVILFLGACTRPPRLSMVTEYMEMGSLYYLIHLSGQKKKLSWRRRLKMLRDICRGLMCIHRMKIAHRDIKSANCLVNKHWTVKICDFGLSRMMTESPVKDSTSAGTPEWMAPELIRNEPFTEKCDIFSLGVIMWELCTLNRPWEGLPPERVVYSVANEGSRLEIPEGPLGKLIADCWAEPAERPSCEDILVRLLDCEYALC, from the exons ATGAACATGGAAGAGGCACGTGATGAATTAGGGACCTCAGAGCAAGGGGCTTCTAGTAATGCATGGTGGTCTTCAGAGCTAATTGATAAATTTGAATCTGCTTCATTGGACTCGAAAAAAGAAACTCTAACTCATAGAAGATCTATGAGCAGCAGTACATATGATAGGTTTCTATCTCAATCTCAGTCAGCATCACAAATTCTTTGGCGTACTGGAGTACTTTCTGAACCTATTCCAAATGGTTTCTACTCAATCATTCAT GATAAGAGGCTCAAGGATCTTTTTGATGATATTCCTACCTTGGAGGAGCTCCATGATTTAGAACTTGAGGGTGTGAAAGCTGATATCATACTTGTTGATTCCCAAAAAGACAAGAAGCTTTCCATGCTAAAGCAACTAATTTCCACACTAGTGAAAGGTCTGAACTCAAATCCTGCAGCCATTATCAAAAAGATTGCTGGACTG GTGTCAGATTTCTATAAGAGACCACAGTTTGACAGCCCACTTAAAGCTACACTTGAGGATACTTCTAATGTCCCTGGCAGTCGTGGGGTCCACTTGCTGGGGCATATAAAAAATGGTTCATGTCGTCCTCGAGCAATACTCTTTAAAGTTCTTGCTGATACTGTAGGTTTTGAAAGTAGATTGGTAGTG GGAATACCTAATGAAGGAGTTGGTGAATGTGTAGATTCATATAAGCATATGTCTGTAGTAGTTGTTCTGAATTCTGTAGAACTACTTGTTGATCTAATGCGATTTCCTGGTCAACTCATACCCCGGTCAACCAAGGCAATATTCATGTCCCATATTTCTGCAGCTGGAGAAAGTGATTCTGCAGAAAATGACTCATGTGATTCACCACTAGAACCAAACAGCCCTTTATATGGCTTTTCAGAGAGGATAGACAACGAGAG TTCTGAGAAAGATGACAATCTTCATTACCAGAGGAGATTGGATTTATCTTTGAATGTTCCTGGACCTTCATTGAGGAATAAAATGATGCGTTCTGCATCCTCCATTGATGGGAAATGGAG TATATCCCATAGTGAACCAGATATTGCTGCTTCATTTTGGCGAAGGAGCCGGAGGAAGGTGATAAATGAACCAAGGACTGCAAGTTCAAG TCCAGAGCATCCTTCCTTGAGAGCACGTGGCCGATCCATGCTTGGTGGTGATAGAAGATCATTCAGAGAGTATCCTGATGATGTTGGTCCATCAAG ATCAGAAGGCACATCAACGTCTGAACATCGTAGAAACCGAAGAAGAAGCATTAGTATTACTCCAGAAATTGGCGATGACATCGTAAG GGCTGTACGTGCAATGAATGAAACATTAAAACAGAATCGACTAATGAGAGAACAGGTGGACACTCGGTTGCAGAATCCAGAACTTAAGAAAGAT GAGACTGATGAGAATGATGGAAGATCTTTATATAGTCTTGAAAGGGAGAGGGAGGGTGAGGCTTCTCAAAAGGCAATGTCATTACCAACATCTCCTCATGAATTCAGGCATCCAGCTTCCGGAAGACCTGCTATTCCAGATGGTGATGAAACAGTCTCAACATGGAACAAAATTCTGGATTCACCCATGTTCCAAAATAAGCCTCTTCTGCCTTATCAAGAATGGAACATTGATTTCTCAGAACTTACTGTTGGCACCAGAGTTGGAATTG GATTCTTTGGGGAAGTTTTTCGTGGCATTTGGAATGGAACAGAAGTAGCAATAAAAGTTTTTCTTGAACAGGATCTTACAGCTGAGAACATGGAAGATTTCTGCAATGAGATTTCCATCCTCAG TCGCCTTCGACATCCAAATG TTATATTGTTTCTTGGTGCGTGCACAAGGCCTCCACGCTTATCAATGGTGACGGAATATATGGAGATGGGATCCTTGTATTACTTGATCCatttaagtggtcaaaagaagaAACTCAGCTGGCGAAGAAGACTTAAAATGCTTCGTGATATATGCAG AGGGTTGATGTGCATTCACCGAATGAAAATAGCTCACCGCGACATAAAAAGTGCAAATTGTCTTGTGAACAAGCATTGGACAGTAAAGATATGTGATTTTGGGCTTTCAAGAATGATGACAGAATCACCCGTCAAAGATTCCACGTCAGCAGGCACCCCTGAATGGATGGCTCCAGAACTAATCCGAAATGAACCTTTCACTGAAAAATGTGACATTTTTAGCCTCGGTGTCATCATGTGGGAGTTATGCACTCTCAATAGGCCATGGGAAGGTTTGCCACCTGAGAGG GTTGTGTATTCTGTTGCCAATGAAGGCTCACGGCTGGAGATCCCTGAAGGTCCACTTGGCAAGCTCATTGCTG ATTGCTGGGCAGAACCAGCTGAGCGACCAAGCTGCGAGGACATTTTGGTTCGTTTGCTAGACTGCGAATATGCCCTCTGTTGA